The region GGAGAGTTGACCTCTGGGACCATCATCAATCCTGAAACCGGGGGGGGGTCCTAAGGTCGGCTGAATGCAGCGTATCTGTACATGCGCCATTCACTTCTGTGAGACTAATGGAAAAAATGTCTTCCCGTAGAAGTGAATGCAGCAGTCACACATGTGCTACCGGTTCTGTCACACAAGGGACATTGGGACCCCCATCCTCACAATCAGCGATTATACGCTTGTGCTCTGACGTGTGGATAAATGTATTTAATGCGATAACCCCCTGGGACCGCCGTGCACCAGTCAtcgctcctttttttttttgccttctagTTAAGCAAGACTCTAATCACACGATCGGAGTGGAGTTCGGCTCCAGGATTGTCAACGTGGGGGGTAAATCGGTGAAGCTGCAGATCTGGGATACAGCCGGACAGGAGAGATTTAGGTAAGTGTAATGTGACCCCCAGAAAAACCGCGGACGTCAGAAGCCAGAGTCATGATAGATCAGTAGGGTTTTCTTCAGGAGATGCctttcttaaaggggtattccaatcttCTAAAGTGACGGTGTAACTCTAGTATACGCCATATGGGGTCGGATGTCTCTGACCCTGGGAATGAGTTTCAGCACTGATTTTAGCTCTGGATTTGTATTTCTGTCCCCCCTACATATTGGCACGACATGCAGGAAGCTGCCGCCGGCCATATTCACTTTCATGGAGCTGCTCTGCCGTTCTTGTGCACAGTGGGTGACCGGTGTCACCGAGTAGGGAGGTCAGAGAAGGGGACGCAGCCCTACATCACAGCCGCCTCCTTTTATTTACAGGGTCTGTAGAGGCTTGAACATGACTGATCGTAAAATAATTGCATGTCTTGGTGATATTCTACATGGGCATATCCCTTTAAATATCAATTTTATTTTTTGCTCTGTAGATTCTTGATCTTTTTTGCAAATTGTTTAATATTTTTGGGGATCTTCCATTATTGTACACTGATACTTGTGTTCCCGGCTGATTTTTTGCTTCTTTCTTTTATCAGGTCAGTTACTCGCAGTTACTACAGAGGAGCAGCGGGGGCGCTCTTAGTCTATGACATTGCAAGGTGAGTCTCTACCGGTGAGCACTGCCGACAGTCTGCAATTACCTGGGTGTAGACCTACTGGTAAACCTAAATAGAAAACAATATATATTAACCAGTTCAGCTCTGTGAATGCTGAACCTTTAGGATATTTtagccatttttaatttttattttttccatttatttgtTTTACAGTTATACGGTAACTTGTTTGTTGGCTGccgatttgatttattttttttggtcTTCGTGTAGGTTCTATTTCTTATCATGTTTCTATGAGTACTGGTACGTTCTACGATGAGAGTGGGCTTATGAGCTGAGCCCACTCCACACTGGGCCGGCGCTCTCTGTATTATACAGCCAGTGACTGCCGCTGATAGCAGCGATCATGGGGAGACGTGGGGTTGCCTTTGCAGAAGTGTACCTACCTAAGGCCCCCGTAACTGCCATCTGGGTGCTCCTATAAGGCTGGGCTCCAGAGGAGAGGAGTAGTTAAGATACACTGCACTAAAACAAGAACgtaaaattttaattaaaaaataaataaatcaacccTTCCTTTTTATCCCAGttcaaaaatagaaaaataaatcctAAAacgtgatctatcaaaatataaacttaATTAACCCATAAGGAAAatttcataaaaataaataaataaacgccagaattaccatgtttctcatttattttattttttttttttgtgctgcactgGGATCACCGTAATTGTACCGATCTGGAGAATCGTGTTGTCAGGTCATTGGAAGCTTCAACTtgtcccaccaaaaaaaaaaaaagcccacatggctgttgatggaaaaattaaaaatactaatgactcttggaagaagagaggaaaaaaaaacaagaaccAGTCTGCAGGGGAttgtcaccttttttttttttttatagtttcatAGAGAACAGAAGGGGTGAAGAAGAGGGGCTTCTGTACTCCCTCCGGGGTCAGAGACTGCCGGGGCACACAACATTTGCCTGCTTGATCCTTTTGGCAACTTAATCCCTTTTTATGAATGTATATTGGCACGGATTTAGGGGcaggatttaaaggggttgttcagtgaaTCGAAATAACAACCGATGTAGTACTCAATCCCGACCGGCAAATCCCCCACTCACCAGGAGATGAGGACTCTGACCAGCagaccaaacccccccccccccctccacatcCACCCAAGAGATTAGTAACCTCACTGACagacccccccccttccccccccaagAGATGAGGATCCTGACCAGCAGACCCTACCCCCCCAAGAGATGAGGATCCTGACCAGCAGACCCTACCCCCCCAAGAGATGAGGATACTGACCAGCAGACCCTACCCCCCCAAGAGATGAGGATCCTGACCAGCAGACCCTACTCCCCCAATAGATGAGGATCCTGACCAGCAGACCCTACTCCCCCAAGAGATGAGGATCCTGACCGGCAGACCCTACTCCCCAAGAGATGAGGATCCTGAGCGGCTGATTCCATCCCCCAACTGATGAGGATGATCCTGACTGGCAGATTTACAAAGAGCTGAGGACCCTGACCGGCAGACCCTCCCCCTCAAGAGACGAAGATCCTCGGCGGCAGACCCTACCCTTCCCTCCCCCCCTCAAGAGACAAGGATCCTGGGCGGCAGACCCTACCCCCTAGGAGATGAGGATCGGATCCTGACTGGCggaacttcccccccccccccccattcaccACGAGATGAGGTTCCCCACCTGCAGATCCTACCCCCCCGCCCCCCAAGAGATGGGGGTCCTGACCGGCAGACCCTACTCCCCCAAGAGATGAGGATCATGAAAGACAGACACCCTtgtcctcaaagagatctggatccTGACCAGCAGTCCCGTCCCACCACCCCCGTACCCCACCAATAGACCAGGGTCCTGACCGGCAGACATTCCACACCAAGAGATGATTGCGGACGGCTGACCTAATGTCCTAACTTTGAATTTCCAGACTCGCCCATGAACAATAATGGCCCCTGCAGGTCTCTGCTCCCGCGCCGGGCTACTGCATTGCCGCGTGTCCTCAGATATCGTCTTATCTGCACACAAGGCTGTGTTAGACCGGTCTGGAGCCGCAGCGGAAGATTTCATCATGGCCCAGAACAAAAGTTAATAATCAACCGTTGTCGATCCAGTTCTGAGAAGTCGGCGTGTGACCTCCGCTGGGCtcctgtcagtacgattacatctgTGCTTTATCTAAGAACGTGGCCTCTTACCAATGCAAAGGTCATGGCGGACCAGGAAGGCAGCGATTTCTCCAGCCCCGATGACTGTGGTTTATAAATGGAGATCTCTGCTTTTGGTGGTTTTATTGCCAGCTCTTCCTGTACTGGATCTGAAGACTCTGGGTCGGGTCTGTGCACCATAAAGCACCTCTGTACCGCTGTACGGACACTGCGCCATGTAAACTCGTCATTATCAACGTACTACGGAGAACAATTCTTATTAAGCCTTCTTAAATATCATTGCACCCGACGAACAAGCATTTTCCTCGCTCATCAGGCGTTGGCGGCCTGTTCAGACGGTCTATAATTGGGAACGAGCTTTTCTACGCTGGCTCGTTAGAATGGCCCATTTGATGGAGGATCAAGAACTTTGCATCAAAATCCTACATGTAAATGGAGCAAGTGTGACCAGTGCTGCATCCACGATGTATGGGAGTGGAGGTCTCGCATACGCACTACTGctgcccatagaagtgaatggactgATGGTCCTGATCACAAAGGCTAGTACCAAAAATGAATTGGGGCGCCCGTCTCCTTGCACTGAATATTCAGTCTCCACTAGGGGGCCTCCTTGCCCTGTGGAGGAAATCTGATTGTGGCGTCCTCACTGACGGCCGGCTGGCAGGTTATTTCACGCTTTATAAACTGCAGCTTTTAGCATTTACAGACTGATACCCTGTGTTTTTGATTCTTGCAGCCGAGAGAGTTACAACTCCTTGACCAACTGGCTCACTGATGCGCGGACGCTGGCCAGTCCCAACATTATCATTATTTTATGCGGTAACAAGAAGGACTTGGATGCCGACCGAGAGGTGACGTTTTTAGAGGCCTCGCGCTTCGCCCAGGAAAATGgtaagaatattaacccctttaacgACTCATGACGCATCTATAGGCCatcggctctggcggtgagccctcaTCTTtccctgatctgatcagctgtcttgtgcccctaacagtcgcaggtggaattgcgatctacccgcggctgttgacatgttaaatgctgctgtcaatctctgacagcggcaatcAACATGCTTGTACTGGAAGTGCGTCACAAACCTTACCCATCGACGCCCCTGTCATATGATCGTGGGGCGCCGATGTGTTGGCATGATGACTGGGGGTCTGCGGGAGACCCCcatgcttgtcattgcagatctgctaTGCGTGCCGCCcatggccggcgttcataggagatgattatttctgctacacatagcagggctgaagctaGCTGTGCTGCATCGGAACAACACTGGACGCAATTAATTTTGGGAATAAATAGTTAAAAACTGAACGTGACACGTTTCAACTCTTCTGAGCCTTCATCAGGTGTATAAAAGACCACAGGAAAGGTTTTTATATATCGTGTCCTCCTTGTTTTTGGTTCTTTCTCGTATGGGACCCAATCTTCATGATCAATACTATGACCAATCACGGAGAGGGGGTCTCACTAAAGAGGAGTAACTCTAATAGGTCAGATGTTTACGTGCATAAGATTAAATAAAtagtgttttattaaaaaaaaagaaaagatgtaAATGGAGTCTTTCATTTATCATTGACCGGGCGTTATTGATCTCTATCCTTCCGCGACGTATCCTAGATATCCCATGTCATTTGTTTGTGTGTAAGCAATCCCAACAATGACGAGTAGTTAAGGTCCATGTTGAATTTGCTACCTATTCGCCCTACACCTCGTATTTCCTAGTGTCACGGGGGTTTTTGGTGGATCCTTACAtctagtcccacaaaaaaacaaaaaaaaaaattcctcttgAGATTGGGGAGTGATAATGTAGTCCCCACGTTTGGACGAGTGAGCTAACAAACCTGATTGTGATCATAGTTAATAAACCAACATCGACTTATATTCCTTTTCATTGGGATCCTTCCTCAAACAAAAGCGTCATCAGAGACTTACCCATTTTTGTAACCACTGTAAGTTTCCTAGGTATCGCAGTGCCCCCCATACGGCGGTGCTAGTCCTTGAGCCCACTGTCTTCTGGCAGGCTGACTTCATGACATGTGTTTAAAAAGCATATGAAATCAAGTTGTCAAAAATAGGCTAAACCCCAATGCAAAGATTAACTAATTTAGTTCTTTGCAGAACTGATGTTCCTAGAAACAAGTGCACTGACCGGAGAGAATGTGGAGGAAGCTTTCTTAAAGTGTGCCCGGACAATATTAAGTAAAATAGATTCAGGTAAGTGAGAGTTTACAGGCAGGAAAAGGGTATTTGCACTATTTAAAAAAACCCTGTAACCCCCCAACTGCAGTTTGttattaaataaacaaaaaaacaaaaagtccTTTACTCACCCTTCCCGGGTCCAGTGTTGAAACTCCGTCGCTTCTCACGTGTCtaatattgtctgcagcgctgcggCAAATTGGTGATATCAGCGGCCCTACCTGTGTAGACAGGACGCCCCACTCAGAGCAGCTGAAATCactaattggctgcagcgctgtcaacgtgACGGCAACACACCAGGAGCAGTGGCGGAGATTCAGCATTAAACATGGTGAGGGTGAGTAAACCataggggttttttttttcctttgcttttTTAATAACAAACTATGCTCAAGGACCGGTATTTTCTGAAAGGGGACAGCTCCATTAATACAGTTTTTCATTGTCTGTAACTTAGCCAGCAACTCCAAGAAGAGACTTGCTAGCTGTTGGTCAGAGATCCCTCACCAATCCCTCCTTTTTCACTTTGATGACACATATGCCCCACTTCTAATTGTGTGCCTGCGCTGTACATTCCTGGTCTGGCACATGCATATTAAATATTCCTGCTCTGGGTAAAGATCTCAGCTAAGTACAACACAGTCAAaagagactgctgtatgtacatcatgtaggggacactgagactgctgtgtatgtgtatatatatatatatactgccattgtatacaggtgcttctcacaagattagaatagcaaaaagttaatttatttcagttcttcaatacaaaaagtgaaacttgttatatagattcattacaaacagtgatcgctttcaagtgtttatttctgttaatgttgattatggcttacagccaatgaaaacccaaagtcattatctcagtaaattagaataactaaaaacacctgcaaaggcttcctaagcgtttaagaaggtcccttagtctgtttcagtagctccacaatcatggggaagactgctgacttgacagatgtccagaaggcagtcataggCACACTCCACAAGGTAAGTAAATTTTgcgtttcatttggaaatcaaggtcccagagtctggagaaagagtggagaggccacaatccaagctgcttgaggtctagtgtgaagtctccacaatcagtgatggtttggggagccatgtcatctgctggtgtaggtccactgtgttttatcaagaccaaagtcagcgcagccgtctaccaggaaattttatagcacttcatgcttccctctgcccacaagcttttaggagatggaaatttcattctccagcaggaattggcacctgtccacacggccaaaagtaccaatacctggtttacaaacaacaggatcactgtgcttgattgtccagcaaactcgcctgaccttaaccctatagagaatctatgtgtattgtcaagaggaagatgagacaccagacccaacaatgcagaggagctgaaggctgctatcaaagcaacctgggcttccataacccctcagcagtgccacaggctgatcgcctccatgccatgccgcattgatgcagtaattcatggtaaaggagccctgaccaagtattgagagcatttactgaacatacatttcagtaggccaacatttcggattttaaaatcattttttcaagctagtgttatgaagtattctaatttactgagataatgacttttgggttttcattggctgtaagccataatcatcaacattaacagaaataaacacatgaaatagatcactctgtgtatataataaatatatataatattatatataatataatttcactttttgtattgaagaactgaaattaactttttgatgatctaattttgtgagaaggacctgtacattgcataggagacactgagactggtgTATGCATCATGTAGATACTGTGACTGTTGTAtgaatcacataggagacactaaggCTGCTGTATACACCATGtaagagacaccgagactgctatatAAAACCATATTGGATCCAACAAGACTGCCTTTAcatgcatcacataggatacactgagactgctgcataTACAACACACAGGAGACGCCGAGACTGCTGCATATACAACACACAGGAGACGCCGAGACTGctgcatatacatcacacaggagatgccgAGACTGCTGCATATACATCAAACAGGAGACGCCGAGATTGCTGCATATACAACACATAGGAGACGCCGAGACTGctgcatatacatcacacaggagactctgagactgctgcatatacatcacacaggagactctGAGCCTGctgcatatacatcacacaggagacgccgAGCCTGCTGCatgtacatcacacaggagacgccgAGCCTGCTGCatgtacatcacacaggagacgccgAGCCTGCTGCatgtacatcacacaggagacgccgAGCCTGCTGCatgtacatcacacaggagacgccgAGCCTGCTGCatgtacatcacacaggagacgccgAGCCTGCTGCatgtacatcacacaggagacgccgAGCCTGCTGCatgtacatcacacaggagacgccgAGCCTGCTGCatgtacatcacacaggagacgccgAGCCTGCTGCatgtacatcacacaggagacgccgAGCCTGCTGCatgtacatcacacaggagacgccgGGACTGCTGCAAATACATCACTTTGGCATCATGGGAAATGTAGTTCAGCATTAGGAGAACCTTTTCAGAGGAGAAGCAGGAATTaaagtggcagatatggttcatcaaCTAAAACGGGCGTACACAAGCTAAACCCATAAACCTGTACAATATTCTTTACTATCAGCCTGTGCTGTACTGTATAGGAATACACATTGCTAGAGTGCTCTTATacgtcagacaacccctttaataatataTGATGAGTGACTTCTAGTAGGGTGTTACCGGTCTGTGATCCGGTGTGAGTATTGCAGCGGTCACTTCTCAGACCCTCTGTTTGGATTCGGCGATCAGATATTTTTGTCATGGTATAACTAATCCATAAATCCCAGTGCATCGCCCCGTGGAGTGCGGAGTGACGTCAGTCCGTCACAGGAGCCATGTCCTCACTAATCCTGCTAATCCATAAACGTCATGTTCCTATTTCTGCCGTGCAGTGTATGTGCGTACATGGAAGCATACACTGCGGGGTATTACCAGTAGCCGAAGGACCCCGGACCACCATGTGCATGCATGTTATGTAAGGTGGTGTGCTATAAAGCCAGTATCTAATCGTTTTTGGCCTTTCCGCCACACTCCTACTTATCTTTGCCTCTGGCGTTCCCTCTCATTATTTTAGGTGAGCTGGATCCTGAGAGGATGGGATCTGGGATCCAGTACGGTGAAGCCTCGCCGCGGCATGCAAAGCACACGCACGGGACACAGCTACAGAACCGGCAGCAATGCAACTGTTAGTGATGAAGGTAAATTTCTAGTCCGCCCGTCCCTAAGAAGCGGCAACGTAGAAGTGCATAAATCAAGAAGAGGTTCTATTGCCAGGCAGTGTTGTCATGGGGACTCAAATCACCAATACACATTGAGGTCCCCCATCTTAAGATATTAATGTATATTatgacttaaagggaaatgcccatCTTAAGAAGCACTGGCGCACCCGCGGTATATATCAATACGATCAATGGGGGTCTGACCTCTGCAACCCCTACTGCACTAATAAAGGGCCTGCAGAGCTATGCATGCACTGCAGCCCTTTAATTTTCAGTGTTGGTGGGGGGTCCTTTTCTatgtttgtcctgaaaaaaaaaaagccccctGACCATTCCGTCGTGCGGGGAAAATTATTCAGCCCCATTCACTGGAATGAAGCAGCTCGTCATTTCCCTGCCAAAAACCAGTAACGGGGCTACACTTCTGTGGGATACCAGTGTCGGACCCCCCAGTGATTATAATGGCATATGTGAGCGATATACCCCTTCATCATCACGTTATACCCCTTTAAATCTACAAGTCTCAATGATTAAACTACAGGTGCCAGGAGGCATCAGACTTCCACTTTAAGGCTTTAGACTTAAAGGCTTACTCCAACTctggggattttttattttatttacttttttacttaaatTCGTGCATTTCtggcttaaattttttttttgcaattggcCTTCACTACAAATTTTGCACTGGTTTGCTCTTAAAGGCTCCATATTTCCCTGTGCATTCAACATTGATGCGGTCTGTGGTCATAAGTCAGCAACAAGAGCTCAGATAAGGACATAACAAAGTGCTATACATTTtcccagaacgagctcactgactgaTTCCTAGTCAACCCATTctacagccagcaatagacagtacaGCGCAGAGGCTAAAGTTGGTAAAAGGTgcaaaattttttaataaaacccaTTCATGGCCTGCAGGAGATCCCTTGGATGTCATTGCCAATCTGCTAGGAGCGCCGCCccgtggccggcgttcatagcCGATGAGTAGCAAAagtgatcagaagatcgcagcttgcaaactattgaagccagtaaag is a window of Ranitomeya variabilis isolate aRanVar5 chromosome 2, aRanVar5.hap1, whole genome shotgun sequence DNA encoding:
- the RAB4B gene encoding ras-related protein Rab-4B, which encodes MSETYDFLFKFLVIGSAGTGKSCLLHQFIESKFKQDSNHTIGVEFGSRIVNVGGKSVKLQIWDTAGQERFRSVTRSYYRGAAGALLVYDIASRESYNSLTNWLTDARTLASPNIIIILCGNKKDLDADREVTFLEASRFAQENELMFLETSALTGENVEEAFLKCARTILSKIDSGELDPERMGSGIQYGEASPRHAKHTHGTQLQNRQQCNC